The following proteins are encoded in a genomic region of Phycisphaera sp.:
- a CDS encoding insulinase family protein yields the protein MTTITNPLARLLALLLTLAVAAPALTQDGPQGDQTGFDPSQPLPEDPRLIRGELDNGLDYIIVPNAEPPGRVELWLHVHSGSLNEEDNQRGIAHFLEHLAFAGSTNFPPGTVRPFFENLGLSFGRHQNAVTGFDRTGYTISLPNTEPGTLRAGLLFLSDVADNLILPDAGIEQERAIILEERRASLSPQQRVLYDLIERIAPESQFGKRIPIGTEEVLTTVGLGPIKAYYDTWYVPSNMTLLVVGDVKAEDVTPQITELFAGREATPQPKPRDVGVQPTKGRSAVVVSDPEETREEVAINFIDIPGGATTTVGQYRDDLVRSLALGMMNDRLSEGVQNGELSMLNGNVTAGDFAGAIRWTQATGRSENGRWKEVLSEMGREVRRATLHGFTQQELDDAKRRLLSSAERAVEGESTRPSRSLRGAVVESIASGEPYMSVAQQLDLLRELLPSVTLGDTNEDFAQTFAFEDAIFTLQTTENDSRPSESELLAAGEKALAVSPEPYRAQARAERLLPSTPEPGEIVEKTTDEETGVTSLWLSNGVRVHIKRMTERQGSILGAVHVYGGLVNETAETRGLTDASTTALARPSGGGLSSTQIRDVVTGWKASVRGGSDADGVSVALNASPEELGRALELTHLLLTAPTVEDAAIEQWRRGQLRTLETLDNMPQGAALKAIIDAMYPEGDTRPGLIPKERIEAITVDEAQKWLDAQLAGPIEVALVGDLDVEEAIELVQTYLGSLPDRARVSAETNREQRSMPRPQGPVELLREPKVSTPQAFVITGYYGANEWDERDRIALSVAARILSSRMIDRIREELGLAYSPSVSSRTGTTWPGFGLLSVQTTTDPARAEELADEVHAMFTAFATDGPTDEELTIAVEQLRNVHDESVRDPGAWLRELRTLTYLGRDLDVLSSEREALGDFSPSEIRDVFAKYAVEDGRIRVIVRPETDETNEEGNKPS from the coding sequence ATGACCACGATTACCAACCCCCTCGCCCGCCTTCTGGCCTTACTGCTGACGCTCGCCGTCGCCGCCCCGGCCCTCACGCAGGACGGCCCGCAGGGCGACCAAACCGGATTCGACCCATCCCAGCCCCTGCCCGAAGATCCGCGCCTCATCCGTGGCGAGCTCGACAACGGGCTGGACTACATCATCGTGCCCAACGCCGAGCCGCCCGGCCGCGTCGAGCTCTGGCTGCACGTGCACTCGGGCTCGCTCAATGAGGAAGACAACCAGCGCGGCATCGCCCACTTCCTCGAGCACCTGGCCTTCGCCGGCAGCACCAACTTCCCCCCCGGCACGGTGCGCCCGTTCTTCGAGAATCTCGGCCTCAGCTTCGGCCGCCATCAGAACGCCGTCACCGGCTTCGACCGCACCGGCTACACCATCAGCCTGCCCAACACCGAGCCCGGCACGCTCAGGGCCGGGCTGCTCTTTCTGAGCGATGTCGCCGACAACCTGATCCTGCCCGACGCGGGCATCGAGCAGGAGCGCGCGATCATCCTGGAAGAACGCCGCGCCAGCCTCTCGCCCCAGCAGCGCGTGCTGTACGACCTTATCGAGCGCATCGCGCCCGAGAGCCAGTTCGGCAAGCGCATCCCGATCGGCACCGAAGAGGTGCTCACAACGGTTGGGCTCGGGCCCATCAAGGCCTACTACGACACGTGGTACGTGCCCAGCAACATGACCCTGCTCGTCGTCGGCGACGTGAAGGCCGAGGATGTCACCCCGCAGATCACCGAGTTGTTCGCGGGCAGAGAGGCAACGCCACAACCCAAGCCGCGCGACGTGGGCGTGCAGCCGACCAAGGGCCGCTCGGCCGTCGTCGTGAGTGATCCGGAAGAGACCCGCGAAGAGGTGGCCATCAACTTCATCGACATTCCCGGCGGGGCGACCACGACGGTGGGCCAGTACCGCGACGATCTGGTCCGCTCGTTGGCCCTTGGCATGATGAACGATCGCCTGAGCGAGGGCGTGCAGAACGGCGAGCTCTCGATGCTCAACGGCAACGTGACCGCGGGCGACTTCGCCGGCGCCATCCGCTGGACGCAGGCCACCGGCCGGAGCGAGAACGGCCGTTGGAAGGAGGTTCTCAGCGAGATGGGCCGCGAGGTCCGCCGCGCCACGCTCCACGGCTTCACCCAGCAGGAACTCGACGATGCCAAACGCCGCTTGCTCTCCAGTGCCGAACGTGCCGTGGAGGGCGAGTCGACCCGTCCCAGCCGTTCGCTGCGTGGTGCCGTGGTCGAGTCGATCGCCAGCGGCGAGCCCTACATGAGCGTGGCCCAGCAACTGGACCTGCTCCGCGAGTTGCTCCCCTCGGTCACGCTCGGGGATACCAACGAGGATTTCGCCCAGACGTTCGCATTCGAAGACGCGATCTTCACGCTGCAGACAACCGAGAACGATTCCAGACCAAGCGAGAGCGAACTCCTGGCGGCAGGTGAAAAGGCACTGGCTGTCTCGCCCGAGCCTTACCGGGCCCAGGCCCGGGCAGAGCGCCTCCTGCCGAGCACGCCCGAGCCCGGCGAGATCGTCGAGAAGACAACCGACGAGGAGACCGGCGTCACCAGCCTGTGGCTGTCCAACGGAGTGCGCGTCCACATCAAGCGCATGACCGAGCGGCAGGGCTCCATCCTCGGTGCGGTGCATGTCTACGGCGGGCTTGTGAACGAGACCGCCGAAACCCGGGGCCTCACCGATGCCTCGACGACCGCCCTGGCCCGCCCGTCCGGCGGGGGCCTCAGCTCGACGCAGATCCGTGACGTTGTGACGGGTTGGAAGGCCTCGGTCCGAGGCGGTTCCGATGCCGACGGCGTCTCGGTGGCGCTCAACGCGAGCCCCGAGGAACTGGGCAGAGCGCTCGAGCTCACCCATCTCCTGCTGACCGCTCCAACCGTTGAGGACGCCGCCATCGAGCAGTGGCGCCGCGGGCAGCTCCGCACGCTCGAGACCCTCGACAACATGCCCCAGGGGGCCGCGCTCAAGGCCATCATCGACGCGATGTACCCCGAGGGCGACACACGCCCCGGGCTGATCCCCAAAGAACGCATCGAAGCGATCACTGTCGATGAAGCCCAGAAGTGGCTCGACGCGCAGCTCGCCGGGCCGATCGAGGTCGCCCTCGTTGGCGATCTCGACGTCGAGGAGGCCATCGAGTTGGTCCAGACGTATCTGGGCTCGCTGCCCGATCGCGCACGCGTGTCGGCCGAGACCAATCGTGAACAGCGCAGCATGCCGCGTCCGCAGGGCCCCGTCGAATTGCTCCGCGAGCCCAAGGTCAGCACGCCGCAAGCGTTCGTGATCACGGGCTACTACGGTGCCAACGAGTGGGACGAGCGCGATCGCATCGCCCTGAGCGTGGCCGCTCGTATCCTCAGCAGCCGCATGATCGATCGCATCCGCGAAGAGCTGGGGCTGGCCTACAGCCCCAGCGTGTCGAGCCGGACCGGCACCACCTGGCCTGGCTTCGGCCTGCTGAGCGTGCAGACCACAACCGACCCCGCCCGTGCCGAGGAACTGGCCGACGAAGTGCACGCGATGTTCACCGCCTTTGCAACCGATGGGCCGACCGACGAGGAACTCACCATCGCCGTCGAGCAGCTCCGCAACGTCCACGACGAGTCGGTGCGCGATCCCGGTGCCTGGCTCCGCGAGCTCCGCACGCTGACGTACCTGGGCCGCGACCTCGATGTTCTGTCGAGTGAGCGCGAGGCCCTGGGCGATTTCTCCCCGTCGGAGATCCGCGATGTCTTCGCTAAGTACGCCGTGGAGGATGGTCGCATCCGTGTGATCGTCCGGCCGGAAACTGACGAAACGAATGAGGAGGGCAACAAGCCGTCCTAG